The DNA window AAAAGATATCGAACTTGCCAAAAAAAAAGATATCACCACCTATAACTGCACCGAAGGCGGCGCGAGAATAGAAGGGGCGGTGGAAATGCCTTTTAGAGATTTTATAAAACAATACGTAAAAGAAAAAAAGAAAAAACCGATTCGTTTAAGAAAACCTCCTAAAAAATCGATAGAAAAAAACCTGAAAAAAGCCTATGACAAAACTATAAAAATGATAGATTACGGAGAAAAAGTAAAATCAAAAATCGAAAAAACGTTTTTACAAATAGCAAAAGAGTGCGATAAACTTGAAAAAATGACTCCGAGCGAACGTATAGAAAAATCTGATTTTGACAAATTAATAAAACTCACAAAAAAAATAGACAAAATAAAAGATATTTTGGAAACCAAAAAATTTTCTCTTCTTTTTGGTGAAACAATACAGAGTTATCTTGTAAATAAAGAATTGGACCTCGCAAAAATAATGGTAAGACCTTCAAATACCGACAAAGAAAAAAAAGAAAAAATAATCGACTGGCTTTTTGAGCACAAAGAGTGGCTGTTTATGCTCGCAGGAAGCATAAACGCCCAGCTAATAGTCGTAAAAAGAGCCCTGCCCGCACTTGAAAAGGAGATTAAAAAATAATTTTTGAGTTATAATTATAAAAAACGGGGCTTAAAATGTATGATGTTATTATTATCGGAGGAGGCGCTACAGGCAGCGGCATAGCCCTTGACGCCTCTCTTAGAGGATTAAAAGTACTTTTGGTTGAAGCACATGACTTTGCCGAAGGCACAAGCTCAAGAAGCACAAAACTCGCCCACGGAGGAGTGAGATATTTAGAAGCCGCTGTAAAACACCTCGACAAATCCCAATACGCTCTTGTAAAAGAAGGCTTGCTCGAGAGATTCAAGATACTAAAAAACGCACCTCATCTAAGCGGAAAACTATCCCTAATCACACCTTTATATCAATATTTCGAAATTCCTTATATTTATTCGGGGCTCATACTCTACGACCTGCTCTCAGGCAGATATTCTATAGGCAAAAGCAAATTTTTACCACCACAAAAAACTATAAAAGAAGCCCCAAGCGTAAAAAAAGCGAATCTAAAAGGCTCGGTAAAATATTATGACGGCAGATTTAATGACGCAAGAATGGTAATAGCTCTTTTAAAAAGCGCTCAAAAACTCGGAGCCAAATTGAAAAATCATACGGAATTTAAAGAATTTATATTTGAAAACGGAAAAATCACCGGAATAAAAGCATATGATAAAATCAAAAAAGAAACCCTTACTTTTAAAGCAAAATGCGTAATAAACGCCACAGGTCCTTTTAGCGATTTCATAAGAAAAAAAGCCGACCCAGATATTGAGGAAATTATGAGACCAAGCCGCGGAATACATATCGTAATAGAGAAAAAATATTTGCCTACAAATAACGGACTTTTAATCCCAAAAACAGATGACGGAAGAGTCGTTTTCATACTTCCTTACAAAGACAAATGTCTCGTAGGTACCACGGACGTAGAAGCAAAAACGGAAATTCATCCGAAAGTCACCGACGAAGAGATAGAATATCTCCTAAGACAGGTAAATAGATATTTTGATACCGACCTAAAAAAAGAGAATATTTTAAGCTCGTTTGCCGGAATAAGACCTCTTGTAAACAAAAACCCAAACGCCCCTACGGCAAAACTGACAAGAGAGCATATTATCGAAAAACTTCCTTGCAATCTTGTAACGATTACCGGCGGAAAATGGACTACATACAGAAGAATGGCCGAAGAAACGGTCGATTTTATTGTGAAAAATTTCGATTTTCAAAAACCTCTAAAAAAATGCCTGACAAACAACTACCGTGTATTCGGAAGTGAAAATTATGAAAAAACAAAAAAATTAATAGATTTTTCCAATCCGCTTGAAAAACATCTTTTCAGCCTCTACGGAGACCAATGTATAGAAATTATAAATTCGATTCAAAAACCGGATTTTATCAGCGAAAAATATTTTATCACCAAAAAAGAACTACTCTACACCCTAAAAAACGAATGGGTAAAAAAACCTCTCGATTTTATAGTAAGAAGAACCCAAATAGCACTTATCGACAGAAAAGAAGCAAAAAATATGCTTCAAAAAACAACAGAAATTATGGGGGAATTTTTAGGCTGGGACGAAAACGAAATTTATGAAGAGTATACGGAAGCTTTGGAAATTTTAAACGGAGACATTTAATGAACTTTTTTGATAAATTCCCCAAAAAACATATCATCATAGCCCACAGAGGATATCGCTCCAAAATGCCTGAAAACACCATCTTTGCATTCAAAAAAGCTTTAAATCACGCCGATATGTTCGAATGTGACGTTCAATTCACAAAAGATAAAATTCCGATTATCATGCATGATGTTTCGCTTATTAGAACTACAAACGCACAAGAAGTTTTTCCGAACAAAAAATCGTATAACGTAGAAAATTTCACATTTGAAGAAATAAAAAAACTTGACAATATCTCTTGGTTTATTAAACAAAATCCTTATCATCTATCTCAAAAAGAACTTGAAGAGATAAAAAAACTCCACAAAAACTCTATTCCGACTCTAAAAGAAACTCTTGAATTTATAAAAAAATATAATTTCCCGGCAAATCTCGAAATAAAACACTCGTTTTTTTCAAAAATCAAAACCTCTAAAATAATTTGCAAAATGATTTCTGATTTGAAAATCGAAAATCTAATTATTGTTTCATCTTTTAATCACGAATACCTGAAAATTATTAAAA is part of the Caminibacter pacificus genome and encodes:
- a CDS encoding glycerol-3-phosphate dehydrogenase/oxidase, which gives rise to MYDVIIIGGGATGSGIALDASLRGLKVLLVEAHDFAEGTSSRSTKLAHGGVRYLEAAVKHLDKSQYALVKEGLLERFKILKNAPHLSGKLSLITPLYQYFEIPYIYSGLILYDLLSGRYSIGKSKFLPPQKTIKEAPSVKKANLKGSVKYYDGRFNDARMVIALLKSAQKLGAKLKNHTEFKEFIFENGKITGIKAYDKIKKETLTFKAKCVINATGPFSDFIRKKADPDIEEIMRPSRGIHIVIEKKYLPTNNGLLIPKTDDGRVVFILPYKDKCLVGTTDVEAKTEIHPKVTDEEIEYLLRQVNRYFDTDLKKENILSSFAGIRPLVNKNPNAPTAKLTREHIIEKLPCNLVTITGGKWTTYRRMAEETVDFIVKNFDFQKPLKKCLTNNYRVFGSENYEKTKKLIDFSNPLEKHLFSLYGDQCIEIINSIQKPDFISEKYFITKKELLYTLKNEWVKKPLDFIVRRTQIALIDRKEAKNMLQKTTEIMGEFLGWDENEIYEEYTEALEILNGDI
- a CDS encoding glycerophosphodiester phosphodiesterase, whose product is MNFFDKFPKKHIIIAHRGYRSKMPENTIFAFKKALNHADMFECDVQFTKDKIPIIMHDVSLIRTTNAQEVFPNKKSYNVENFTFEEIKKLDNISWFIKQNPYHLSQKELEEIKKLHKNSIPTLKETLEFIKKYNFPANLEIKHSFFSKIKTSKIICKMISDLKIENLIIVSSFNHEYLKIIKKLCPKLQTAALFEKKRKNLTGYLKSLKVSAYHTWDKIVDIETSKHLLKHNIYTNVYTVNDKKRKEFLFSHQIKGIFTDFADI